The window GGTGTTTGTGCAATTAATTCTTGTGGTAATTCGAAATCGAAATCTTTAACTTGCATTCCTAGTCCTCTTTTCTATATTAATCGTATTTAAATTTCATTATTTTAAGTAGTTTATAAACTCTAATATCATTATATTGTGAAGATGGAGTAATCTTTTATAAATCAGATTAATACTTATAACGAATCTAGTTATAATATAACCAAAATTTAGCAATCTAATCATTATGCGGCAGTATCGAATATCGGTTGTCGTTATTTAAGTAAGACACTAGTTTTATAGGAACTTAGAGATACGAATTAGCCTTTTTTATGATTAAATAATGTCTCTTTAGTCGTTATGTTAAGATGGTTAAACGCCTTTTCAGTTACAATCCGGCCTCGTCTTGTCCGCTTAATAAAACCTTCTTGAAGCAAATAAGGTTCATAAACATCTTCAAGTGTTTGAACTTCTTCACTTATAGATGCGGCAAGTGCTTCGACACCAACAGGCCCTCCATCGTATTTCTCAATTATGCCTAGTAAATATTTATGATCAGTATGATCAAGTCCTGCCTCGTCAACATTTAAACGGTTAAGCGCCTCTTTACATAAATCTATGTTAATAATACCATCTCCAATGACCTGGGCAAAATCACGAACACGCTTAAAAAGACGGTTTACAATTCGCGGTGTTCCTCTTGAACGTTTCGCCATTTCGACTGAAGCCTTGTCGTCGATTGGTATATTAAAAATATCAGATGTCCGTTTTACAATTTTAATTAAATCATCTTGATTATAATATTCAAGTCTACTAATTACTCCAAATCGATCTCTTAATGGAGATGATAAATCTCCAGCACGTGTCGTTGCACCGACTAATGTAAAGGGTGGTAAGTCGATCCGGATCGATCTCGCTTCAACATCCTTACCCACTACGATATCAAGACAGTAGTCCTCCATGGCAGGATATAAGATTTCTTCAATAGATTTAGGTAAACGATGAATTTCATCAATAAATAATACATCTCCAGGTTCTAGTGACGTTAGAATAGCAGCCAAGTCACCACTTCGTTCTATCGTCGGTCCTGATGTATGTTTGATATTCACTGCTAATTCATTTGCAATGATATTAGCAAGCGTTGTTTTACCAAGTCCTGGAGGACCATAGAGTAAGACATGATCAAGCGCCTCTTCTCTTAACTTAGCAGCTTCGATAAAGATTCGTAAATTCTCTTTAACATCCGTTTGCCCTATGTATTGGTTTAAGTATTTGGGTCTTAAAGACAGTTCAAAATCTTCATCATGCATTTTTTCAGCATCTAACAAACGTTCATCATTAGGTGTCATTTTAAAAACCCCCTAAGGTTTAAATTTCATTAATTCATAGTAATAGTCCTATTATGGTCACAAATCTCTATTTTAACATAAGCTTAAGTGCTTTTGTAATATACTCCTGTGTTG of the Haloplasma contractile SSD-17B genome contains:
- the ruvB gene encoding Holliday junction branch migration DNA helicase RuvB; translation: MTPNDERLLDAEKMHDEDFELSLRPKYLNQYIGQTDVKENLRIFIEAAKLREEALDHVLLYGPPGLGKTTLANIIANELAVNIKHTSGPTIERSGDLAAILTSLEPGDVLFIDEIHRLPKSIEEILYPAMEDYCLDIVVGKDVEARSIRIDLPPFTLVGATTRAGDLSSPLRDRFGVISRLEYYNQDDLIKIVKRTSDIFNIPIDDKASVEMAKRSRGTPRIVNRLFKRVRDFAQVIGDGIINIDLCKEALNRLNVDEAGLDHTDHKYLLGIIEKYDGGPVGVEALAASISEEVQTLEDVYEPYLLQEGFIKRTRRGRIVTEKAFNHLNITTKETLFNHKKG